gttctcatcagcatcgccgcagtatatggtgtaattttcgatgctgatgacgggccgatctctcatgtgtgtttcctgcagtgcagcaaaaggcgcacagagatatcgcagaagcctagacagggtggtttgttggagttcactcgatagtgttcggcagttcagcgtgacgaaacgaatggttgttgccaaagattccatgctcccttcaggcagttgacctttcaggttatgggctttggcggtgtgctggacgacagcacctttttgcaatgtatgggaagctttcgccatttatcagtgcaggttatatagctcgtacgttcccaatgcgtacactcgaacgcctgattgcatttagttaaagcagggccaccacgtgcaggtagcaatcagactcgtatacgcagCCCCATATGTGCAcacatgaaatgaaaagatgaggaagctCTCAACGTGTATTCAACGACACAGTTCTCATTTTGGCAGTGGTTACAGACGGTTGAGAGTTCGATCTCCGTCGGAATTTCCGCATTTTTGCAAAGTGGGAAAACAAGTAATACCAACGTAGCTCACATTCTGAAagcattttctcattattttctacttcctacGCACAATTTCTCTCATAGACAGTGATTACAGACAATGAATAGTTCGATCCCTCCCagaatcttgatttttgcaaaactgaAAAGGAATTACTTAAACGAAAATTTCACCGccagtttttctgaaattttatttgtagcACTGTTCATCGCATATAGGGGTTATTCAGAAGTTATTTTA
The Necator americanus strain Aroian chromosome I, whole genome shotgun sequence genome window above contains:
- a CDS encoding hypothetical protein (NECATOR_CHRI.G2364.T1), giving the protein MAKASHTLQKGAVVQHTAKAHNLKGQLPEGSMESLATTIRFVTLNCRTLSSELQQTTLSRLLRYLCAPFAALQETHMRDRPVISIENYTIYCGDADENKLGGCVIAVRNDYQNLVEEFGSTSSRCAFVRLRDRRGLNSGS